The Amphiprion ocellaris isolate individual 3 ecotype Okinawa chromosome 6, ASM2253959v1, whole genome shotgun sequence genome contains a region encoding:
- the LOC111586504 gene encoding LOW QUALITY PROTEIN: disabled homolog 2-interacting protein-like (The sequence of the model RefSeq protein was modified relative to this genomic sequence to represent the inferred CDS: inserted 1 base in 1 codon; substituted 1 base at 1 genomic stop codon), with amino-acid sequence MEDLVKHLSRCQHLGWMKVIELKSASIHWLSCGRRAEPDIWSRMFCILSDSQLLMLDNLEVHPLLLAERAETCTVWLLRYTLHVTSAPSGPAHKGSDAPDRGGRRQSMPSGSTVDTPTARVTGFLSRRLKQSLRRTRSQPKLSRHSSMKSSLITNTDSRCVMRRLRCGSQESLLSAGCVSSLELRMDQSVIIKPVHSSLLGQDYCFEVTTSTGTKCFSCRSAAERDKWMENLRRAVHPNKDNSRRLENVLTVWVVEAKDLPAKKRYFCELCLDDSLYARTSCKLRMDNVFWGERFDFSSLPSVSSVTLHLYKDTDRKRKKDKSSYVGLVNIPVATVTGRQLVEKWYSVSTPSTSRGKXLSHGGTGDVHVPVSPSXSVSPGKSSVPTVRVKARYQSIVILPMEQYKEFAEYISSNYLLLCSTLEASISLRAKEELAAALVHILHSTGKAKDFLTDLMMSEVDRCRDNDQLIFRENTLATKSIEEYLKLIGQKYLQDALGEFIKALYESDENCEVDPSRCSTSDLPEHQANLRMCCELAFCKILDSYRVFPRELKEVFASWRQECGNRGRPDISERLISASLFLRFLCPAVMSPSLFDLMQEYPDERTARTLTLIAKVIQNLANFSKFGTKEEYMLFMNDFVERQWSSMQRFLQEISNPDGLNHTAGFDGYIDLGRELSSLHTLLTELDQSCLVKLSPLPRILRDVSSALCNPGGVSTVAGVSTMGGVSVSSPEQQRVMSPPPLSPPPLSPPLSPPLAACNPSIGLQGSMGLDGGLVDFTRLPSPTPENKDLFFVTKGSSLQPASGLQGSPAPSSSYSEPNENEAAFEMTNGGRREGPELTNESRSLSLVDLQDSSPSDGLDDGQWQRRTGLLPLSFQNPVYHMTATSPRQPQQQADAMLSDGSAGSQGNADDRNTVATKPAFLTQMSVGLGGGERGDRMSAMSSSSSGEEYSRRALSLTDTLTGSSPLPRQNSSGPQRRIDQPPPPSSAPPGPPRGRTPPSMLSGGSGGGPAYPPRPASGSMMSSSPDWPSSGQSRLRQTSSSSKGDSPEKQRPAAKAPSPCALDRTAAWLLNMNSASSYGETEDDRHDDALVEKYQQEIAVLQEKLRVAALRQEECEARLMVQDQQNQRMLQEYQARLEDTESRLRRLQDDKDLQMNSIISRLMAVEEELKKDHSDMQAVVDSKQKIIEAQEKRISSLDAANTRLMTALTQLKERYAVTSQRNGLSPSNTSSLQITENGEFRNSGNC; translated from the exons ATGGAGGACCTGGTCAaacacctgtccaggtgtcagCACCTGGGCTGGATGAAGGTGATAG AGCTGAAGAGCGCTTCCATTCATTGGCTGTCCTGCGGTCGGAGGGCGGAGCCTGACATCTGGAGTAGAATGTTCTGCATCCTGTCAGACTCACAGCTGCTGATGTTGGACAACCTGGAG GTTCATCCTCTGCTTCTGGCCGAGAGGGCGGAGACGTGCACCGTCTGGTTGCTAAGATACACCCTCCATGTGACATCAGCGCCTTCTGGCCCCGCCCACAAAG GTTCAGACGCTCCGGATAGGGGGGGGCGCAGACAGAGCATGCCCAGTGGCTCCACCGTGGACACGCCCACCGCCAGGGTGAcg ggTTTTCTGTCTCGGAGGTTGAAGCAGTCTCTCCGTCGGACTCGCTCTCAGCCCAAACTGTCTCGTCACAGCAGCATGAAGAGCAGCCTGATCACTAACACTGATTCCAG gtgTGTGATGCGACGGCTGCGTTGTGGAAGCCAGGAGTCGTTGCTAAGCGCCGGCTGTGTGTCGTCTCTGGAGCTCAGAATGGACCAATCAGTGATCATCAAACCCGTCCACTCCTCCCTGCTGGGACAGGACTACTGCTTTGAG GTAACGACCTCGACGGGCACCAAGTGCTTCTCGTGTCGCTCGGCGGCTGAACGAGACAAATGGATGGAGAACCTGCGAAGAGCCGTCCACCCCAACAAGGACAACAGCCGGAGACTGGAGAACGTCCTGACAGTTTGGGTGGTGGAGGCCAAGGACCTGCCGGCCAAGAAACG GTACTTCTGTGAGCTCTGTCTGGACGACAGCCTCTATGCTCGGACATCCTGTAAGCTGAGGATGGACAACGTGTTCTGGGGAGAACGCTTCGACTTCAGCAGCCTGCCATCCGTCTCGTCCGTTACGCTGCACCTCTACAAGGACACCGACCGCAAGAGGAAGAAGGACAAGAGCAGCTACGTGGGATTGGTCAACATCCCTGTCGCCACGGTGACCGGCAGACAGCTGGTGGAGAAGTGGTACTCAGTGAGTACGCCCAGTACCAGCAGAGGTAAGTAGCTGTCCCATGGCGGGACCGGAGACGTCCACGTCCCCGTCTCACCAT CCTCCGTGTCCCCAGGGAAGTCCTCGGTGCCCACGGTGCGGGTCAAGGCCCGCTACCAGAGCATCGTCATCCTGCCCATGGAGCAGTACAAGGAGTTCGCCGAATACATCAGCTCCAACTACCTGCTCCTCTGCTCCACCCTGGAGGCCTCCATCAGCCTCAGGGCCAAGGAGGAGCTGGCTGCTGCCCTGGTGCACATCCTGCACAGCACCGGCAAGGCCAAG GACTTCCTGACAGACCTGATGATGTCGGAGGTGGACCGTTGCCGTGACAATGACCAGCTGATCTTCAGAGAGAACACACTGGCGACAAAAAGCATCGAGGAATACTTGAAGCTGATTGGACAGAAGTACCTGCAGGACGCCCTGG GTGAGTTCATCAAAGCCCTGTATGAGTCTGATGAGAACTGTGAGGTGGACCCGTCtcgctgctccacctccgaccTGCCAGAACATCAGGCCAACCTGAGAATGTGCTGCGAGCTGGCCTTCTGCAAGATCCTGGACTCATACAG GGTCTTCCCCCGGGAGCTGAAGGAGGTGTTTGCATCGTGGCGTCAGGAGTGTGGTAACCGGGGGCGACCAGACATCAGCGAGCGTCTGATCAGCGCCTCATTGTTCCTGCGCTTCCTGTGTCCTGCCGTGATGTCACCATCGCTGTTCGACCTCATGCAGGAATACCCTGATGAGCGCACGGCAAGAACGCTGACGCTGATCGCCAAGGTCATCCAGAACCTTGCCAACTTCAGCAA GTTCGGCACTAAGGAGGAGTACATGCTGTTCATGAATGACTTTGTAGAGCGCCAGTGGAGCAGCATGCAGCGTTTCCTGCAGGAGATCTCCAACCCCGATGGCCTGAACCACACCGCCGGCTTTGACGGGTACATCGACCTGGGCAGGGAGCTATCTAGCCTGCACACCCTGCTGACCGAGCTGgaccag TCGTGCCTGGTGAAGCTCAGTCCTCTCCCTCGGATCCTCAGAGATGTTTCTTCAGCTCTCTGTAACCCCGGAGGCGTGTCCACTGTGGCAGGCGTGTCCACCATGGGAGGCGTGTCGgtttcttcacctgaacagcagcGTGTGATGTCTCCGCCCCCTCTGtctcctccccctctgtctccgcccctttctcctcctctggcgGCCTGTAATCCCTCCATCGGCCTGCAAGGCAGCATGGGGCTGGATGGAGG gttGGTAGACTTCACCAGACTTCCGTCTCCGACTCCAGAGAACAAGGATCTGTTCTTCGTCACTAAAGGTTCCAGTCTGCAGCCTGCATCAG gCCTGCAGGGTTCTCCAGCTCCGAGCTCTTCGTACTCGGAGCCCAATGAGAATGAGGCGGCATTTGAAATGACCAACGGGGGCCGGAGGGAGGGGCCGGAGCTGACCAATGAGAGCCGCAGCCTGTCTCTGGTCGACCTGCAGGACTCTTCCCCTAGCGACGGCCTCGACGACGGCCAGTGGCAGCGTAGGACGGGGCTCCTTCCCCTCTCCTTCCAGAACCCCGTCTATCACATGACCGCCACGTCGCCACGGCAACCCCAGCAGCAGGCCGACGCCATGCTGTCGGACGGCTCGGCGGGATCGCAGGGGAATGCTGACGACAGGAACACCGTGGCGACCAAACCGGCATTCCTCACCCAGATGTCGGTGGGGCTGGGGGGAGGGGAGCGGGGGGACAGGATGTCGGCcatgtccagcagcagcagcggagaGGAGTACTCCCGCAGGGCACTGTCCCTCACCGACACGCTCACAG GTAGCTCCCCCCTCCCGCGGCAGAACTCCTCGGGTCCTCAGAGACGCATCGATCAGCCGCCGCCTCCTTCCTCGGCTCCTCCGGGACCTCCTCGGGGCCGGACACCTCCCAGCATGCTCAGCGGCGGCAGTGGCGGAGGCCCTGCCTACCCTCCACGCCCCGCCTCCGGCAGCATGATGTCATCGAGTCCCGATTGGCCGAGCAGCGGCCAGTCGCGGCTCAGACAGACGTCGTCATCGTCTAAAGGAGACAGCCCTGAGAAACAGCGGCCCGCTGCCAAG GCTCCATCTCCGTGTGCATTAGACAGAACCGCTGCCTGGCTGCTCAACATGAACTCTGCATCCTCCTACGGCGAGACGGAGGATGATCGGCATGACGACGCCCTGGTGGAGAAG TACCAGCAGGAGATCGCCGTGCTGCAGGAGAAGCTGCGGGTTGCTGCGCTGCGGCAGGAGGAGTGTGAAGCTCGTctgatggtccaggatcagcagAACCAACGTATGCTGCAGGAGTACCAG gctCGGCTGGAGGACACAGAGAGCCGACTGAGGAGACTGCAGGACGACAAAGACCTGCAGATGAACAGCATCATCAGCAG ATTGATGGCGGTAgaagaggagctgaagaaggaCCACTCTGACATGCAGGCTGTGGTCGACTCCAAGCAGAAGATCATAGAAGCACag GAGAAGAGGATTTCCAGCCTGGATGCGGCCAACACTCGCCTGATGACGGCGCTGACGCAGCTGAAGGAGCGCTACGCTGTGACATCACAGAGGAACGGTCTGTCTCCTAGCAACACGTCGTCTCTGCAGATCACCGAGAACGGAGAGTTCCGCAACTCCGGCAACTGctga
- the LOC118469343 gene encoding gelsolin-like, translating into MQVTLQVCVQMEEVPGELTQDDLAPNDVMILDTWDQVSVSLVFPHLLLLLQVFVWIGNDAHEEEKAEAAETAERYIQTDPADRDPRTPTMTVKQGFETPTFTGWFLGWNHEYWTEDPLDRLRQNL; encoded by the exons atGCAGGTAACactacaggtgtgtgttcagaTGGAGGAGGTTCCAGGAGAACTGACACAGGACGACCTCGCTCCCAATGATGTCATGATCCTGGATACCTGGGACCAG GTTTCTGTTTCCTTGGTGTTTCCtcacctgctgctcctcctgcagGTGTTCGTCTGGATTGGAAACGATGCTCACGAAGAGGAGAAGGCCGAGGCTGCAGAGACAG CTGAGCGCTACATCCAGACCGATCCGGCCGACAGAGACCCTCGAACCCCGACCATGACGGTGAAGCAGGGATTTGAAACTCCGACCTTCACCGGCTGGTTCCTGGGCTGGAACCACGAGTATTGGACCGAGGACCCGCTGGACCGCCTCCGCCAGAACCTGTAG